Proteins encoded together in one Stutzerimonas stutzeri window:
- the cysM gene encoding cysteine synthase CysM — protein MTTHYPTIADCIGNTPLVRLQRMPGKTSNTILVKLEGNNPAGSVKDRPALSMINRAELRGDIQPGDTLIEATSGNTGIALAMAAAIKGYRMILIMPDNSSAERKAAMTAYGAELILVTKEQGMEGARDLALQMQAEGRGKVLDQFANGDNPEAHYSSTGPEIWQQTAGSITHFVSSMGTTGTIMGVSRYLKEQNPAVQIVGLQPMEGAAIPGIRRWPQEYLPKIFQAERVDRVVDMSQDEAEQTMRRLAREEGIFCGVSSGGAVAAALRLSQEVENAVIVAIICDRGDRYLSTGVYDAPN, from the coding sequence ATGACTACACACTATCCGACCATTGCCGACTGCATCGGCAACACCCCGCTGGTTCGCCTGCAGCGGATGCCGGGTAAGACCAGCAACACCATCCTGGTCAAGCTCGAGGGCAACAACCCGGCCGGCTCGGTCAAGGACCGCCCGGCACTGTCGATGATCAACCGGGCGGAGCTGCGCGGTGATATCCAGCCGGGCGATACGCTGATCGAGGCGACCTCCGGCAACACCGGTATCGCCCTGGCCATGGCGGCCGCGATCAAGGGCTATCGGATGATCCTGATCATGCCGGACAACTCCAGCGCCGAGCGCAAGGCGGCGATGACCGCCTATGGCGCCGAGCTGATCCTGGTGACAAAGGAGCAGGGCATGGAAGGCGCCCGCGACCTGGCGCTGCAGATGCAGGCCGAGGGACGCGGCAAGGTGCTCGATCAGTTCGCCAACGGCGACAACCCGGAAGCCCACTACAGCAGCACCGGCCCGGAGATCTGGCAGCAGACCGCTGGCAGCATCACCCATTTCGTCAGCTCGATGGGCACCACCGGCACCATCATGGGCGTGTCCCGCTACCTCAAGGAGCAGAATCCGGCGGTGCAGATCGTGGGCTTGCAGCCGATGGAAGGCGCGGCGATCCCCGGCATCCGCCGTTGGCCCCAGGAATACCTGCCGAAGATCTTTCAGGCCGAGCGGGTCGATCGCGTCGTCGACATGTCCCAGGACGAGGCTGAGCAGACCATGCGCCGCTTGGCGCGCGAGGAGGGCATCTTCTGCGGTGTGTCCTCCGGCGGCGCGGTGGCCGCGGCTCTGCGTCTGTCGCAGGAAGTGGAGAATGCGGTGATCGTGGCGATCATCTGCGATCGCGGTGACCGCTATCTGTCGACCGGCGTTTATGACGCTCCCAATTGA
- the rlmD gene encoding 23S rRNA (uracil(1939)-C(5))-methyltransferase RlmD, protein MAKRSGALRFQPSGGERKPQVPVGKKQRLSIERLAHDGRGIAFVEGRTWFVEGALPGETVEARVLNARSQIVDARCERVFEPSAVRQHEPCPFARRCGGCTLQHAAIDDQLALKQRTLGEQLARLAELEPERWAEPLTGPAFGYRRRARLAVRWHTRDKRLEVGFRATASQDIVAIDQCPVLVQPLQTLLPGLLEALHGLTKQQAIGHVELFSGTAEAVLIRHTAPLPEIDLVRLRAFARAHQAQLWLQGEGEPQADVPGQALGYRLEAWDLELAWRPGDFVQVNAPVNEAMVAQALSWLGASAGERVLDLFCGLGNFSLPLARQGAQVLGVEGVEAMVARAQDNAQRNGLEQVHFYRADLSKPLADAPWARSGFDAVLLDPPRDGALEIVRQMTQLQARRVVYVSCNPATLARDARELASQGFRLKRAGLLDMFPQTAHAEAMALFERD, encoded by the coding sequence ATGGCCAAACGTAGCGGCGCTCTGCGCTTTCAACCCAGCGGCGGCGAGCGCAAGCCCCAGGTGCCGGTTGGCAAGAAGCAACGGCTGAGCATCGAGCGGCTCGCCCATGACGGCCGTGGCATCGCCTTCGTCGAGGGGCGCACCTGGTTCGTCGAAGGCGCATTGCCTGGTGAAACCGTCGAAGCGCGCGTGTTGAACGCGCGTAGCCAGATCGTCGATGCCCGCTGTGAACGGGTGTTCGAACCCAGTGCGGTGCGCCAGCACGAGCCATGCCCCTTCGCTCGCCGTTGTGGCGGCTGCACCCTGCAGCATGCCGCCATCGACGATCAGCTGGCACTCAAGCAACGCACCCTGGGCGAGCAGCTCGCTCGCCTGGCCGAGCTCGAGCCGGAACGCTGGGCCGAGCCGTTGACCGGTCCGGCTTTCGGCTATCGACGTCGAGCCCGGCTGGCGGTGCGCTGGCACACCAGGGACAAGCGCCTGGAGGTGGGCTTTCGTGCCACGGCCAGCCAGGACATCGTCGCCATCGACCAGTGCCCGGTTCTGGTACAGCCCTTGCAGACGCTGCTGCCGGGGTTGCTCGAGGCCTTGCACGGGCTGACAAAGCAGCAGGCCATCGGCCATGTGGAGCTGTTCAGTGGCACCGCCGAGGCCGTGTTGATCCGCCATACCGCGCCGCTGCCGGAGATCGACCTGGTGCGCCTGCGGGCCTTTGCCCGCGCCCATCAGGCACAGCTCTGGTTGCAGGGCGAGGGCGAGCCGCAAGCCGATGTGCCCGGGCAGGCGCTGGGCTACCGCCTTGAGGCCTGGGACCTGGAGTTGGCCTGGCGGCCGGGAGATTTCGTTCAGGTCAATGCGCCGGTGAATGAGGCGATGGTAGCCCAGGCACTGAGCTGGTTGGGCGCCAGCGCGGGGGAGCGGGTGCTGGACCTGTTCTGCGGGCTGGGCAATTTCAGCCTGCCGCTGGCGCGTCAGGGCGCGCAGGTGCTGGGGGTGGAAGGTGTCGAGGCGATGGTGGCGCGGGCGCAGGACAACGCGCAGCGCAACGGCCTCGAACAGGTGCACTTTTATCGGGCGGACTTGTCGAAGCCGCTTGCCGACGCACCCTGGGCGCGCAGCGGGTTCGATGCCGTGCTACTTGATCCGCCCCGTGACGGTGCGCTGGAAATCGTCCGGCAGATGACGCAGCTCCAGGCGCGCCGCGTGGTCTATGTTTCATGCAATCCGGCCACCCTGGCGCGCGATGCGCGCGAGTTGGCCAGCCAGGGCTTCCGCCTCAAGCGTGCCGGGCTGCTGGACATGTTCCCGCAGACGGCCCACGCCGAGGCCATGGCGTTGTTCGAGCGGGATTGA
- the pdeM gene encoding ligase-associated DNA damage response endonuclease PdeM, with amino-acid sequence MNAYQPIELAGATLWLLAEKAIYWPAQQALLVADIHFGKAAAYRRLGQPVPHGTTDANLRQLDGLLARYCCRQLIFLGDFLHAPESHAPATLARLAEWRSRHPQLAITLVRGNHDRRAGDPPAQLGIDVVNEPLLLGPYALQHEPQPHPSHHVLAGHVHPAFPLQGRGRQRLRLPCFCIGERLSLLPAFGSFTGTMTVATEDSWRIYVVGDGDVWPVAHSAPVRPGIYR; translated from the coding sequence ATGAACGCCTACCAGCCCATCGAACTGGCCGGCGCCACACTCTGGCTGCTGGCGGAAAAGGCGATCTACTGGCCCGCACAGCAGGCTCTGTTGGTGGCCGACATCCATTTTGGCAAGGCCGCAGCCTATCGTCGCCTCGGCCAGCCTGTGCCCCATGGCACCACCGATGCCAACCTGCGCCAGCTGGACGGCCTGCTGGCCCGATACTGCTGCCGCCAGCTGATCTTTCTCGGCGACTTCCTGCACGCACCCGAATCCCATGCGCCGGCCACACTTGCGCGCCTGGCCGAATGGCGCTCGCGCCATCCCCAGCTGGCCATCACACTGGTGCGCGGCAACCACGACCGCCGTGCAGGAGACCCGCCGGCCCAGCTCGGCATCGACGTAGTGAACGAGCCACTGCTGCTCGGCCCGTACGCGCTGCAGCACGAACCGCAGCCGCACCCCAGCCACCACGTGCTGGCGGGCCACGTTCACCCTGCCTTCCCGCTACAGGGTCGCGGGCGCCAGCGCCTGCGCCTGCCCTGCTTCTGCATCGGCGAACGACTCAGCCTGCTGCCAGCCTTCGGCAGCTTCACCGGCACGATGACGGTGGCAACCGAAGACAGCTGGCGAATCTATGTGGTGGGGGATGGAGACGTGTGGCCGGTGGCGCACTCGGCGCCGGTCAGGCCTGGGATATACCGGTGA
- a CDS encoding ligase-associated DNA damage response DEXH box helicase, with the protein MPDEDAGEPHDHSPLPPGEGPGARDGAESLAEGWFSSRAWRPFPFQQEVWQAIGDGESGLLHATTGSGKTYAVWLGALNRFATKAPSPTATDKPALTVLWITPMRALAADTARALQAPLDDLGIGWSIGLRTGDTSGAERARQGRRLPSALVTTPESLTLLLTRADARQAFAGLRMLVVDEWHELLGNKRGVQLQLALARLRQWMPELIVWGLSATLGNQPHALDVLLHPGSGRLVQGKVDKDLRVDTLLPPSIERFPWAGHLGLRMLPQVVEEIDSAATTLVFTNTRSQSEIWYQALLDARPDWAGLIALHHGSLAREVRDWVELGLKQGALKAVVCTSSLDLGVDFLPVERVLQIGSPKGVARLMQRAGRSGHAPGRTSRVTLVPTHSVEVVEAAAAQVAIAERRIEARSAPHRPLDVLVQHLVSMALGGGFRPDELFAEVRQAWSYRELTDEHWQWALAFVRHGGHSLTAYPDYQRVEPDETGLWKVPSRRVALRHRMSIGTIVSDASLTVKFWAKGGSGRSLGSIEEGFIARLRPGDNFLFGGRLLELVRVENMTAYVSRATGKKAAVPRWNGGRMPLSSELADAVVEQLGAASREQFTTPEMRLVEPLLRVQMDWSALPTKTTLLAEVMKSREGWHLFLYPFAGRHVHLGLASLLAWRMGQRQPLTFSIAVNDYGFELLSATEVDWLHWLTPELFSENDLLHDVLASLNASELARRRFREIARIAGLVFSGYPGAQKSARQLQASSGLFFDVFRQYDPGNLLLTQAEEEVLRQELEVERLQQTLQRLQQRRLDVHQVRRATPLAFPLMVERFRESMTSEKLADRIRRMVAELDKAAGPGGYQPEPQSTLTIERDAPRPRKPRARKDGTPRTRKAKPA; encoded by the coding sequence GTGCCAGACGAAGATGCCGGGGAGCCACATGATCACTCCCCTCTCCCTCCGGGAGAGGGGCCGGGGGCTAGGGACGGGGCCGAGAGCCTCGCTGAGGGCTGGTTTTCCAGCCGTGCCTGGCGACCCTTCCCGTTCCAGCAGGAGGTCTGGCAAGCGATAGGCGATGGCGAATCGGGCCTGCTGCATGCCACCACCGGCTCCGGCAAGACCTACGCCGTCTGGCTCGGAGCCCTGAATCGCTTTGCGACCAAGGCACCCTCTCCCACCGCGACGGACAAGCCGGCGTTGACGGTGCTCTGGATCACCCCGATGCGCGCCCTGGCCGCCGACACCGCCCGCGCCTTGCAGGCGCCGCTGGACGACCTCGGCATCGGCTGGAGCATCGGCCTGCGCACCGGCGATACCAGCGGTGCCGAGCGTGCGCGGCAGGGACGGCGTCTGCCCAGCGCGCTGGTCACCACGCCGGAAAGCCTGACCCTGCTGCTGACCCGCGCCGATGCACGCCAGGCCTTCGCCGGTTTGCGCATGCTGGTGGTGGACGAATGGCACGAGCTCTTGGGCAACAAGCGCGGCGTGCAACTGCAACTGGCGCTGGCGCGCCTGCGCCAGTGGATGCCGGAGCTGATCGTCTGGGGCCTTTCCGCCACCCTCGGCAACCAGCCCCACGCGCTGGACGTGCTGCTGCACCCCGGCAGCGGCAGGCTGGTGCAGGGCAAGGTGGACAAGGACCTGCGCGTCGACACCCTGCTGCCGCCGAGCATCGAGCGCTTCCCCTGGGCCGGTCATCTCGGCCTGCGCATGCTGCCGCAGGTGGTCGAAGAGATCGACTCCGCCGCGACCACCCTGGTGTTCACCAATACCCGTTCGCAGTCGGAAATCTGGTATCAGGCGCTGCTGGATGCGCGGCCGGACTGGGCCGGGTTGATCGCCCTGCACCACGGCTCGCTCGCACGCGAGGTGCGCGACTGGGTCGAGCTGGGCCTCAAGCAGGGCGCGCTGAAAGCGGTGGTCTGCACCTCCAGCCTGGATCTTGGCGTGGATTTCCTGCCGGTCGAGCGGGTGTTGCAGATCGGCTCGCCCAAGGGCGTGGCGCGGCTGATGCAGCGCGCCGGCCGCTCCGGACACGCGCCGGGGCGAACCTCGCGGGTCACCCTGGTGCCCACCCACAGCGTAGAGGTAGTGGAAGCCGCCGCCGCCCAGGTGGCCATCGCCGAGCGCCGCATCGAGGCCCGCAGCGCACCGCATCGCCCGCTCGACGTGCTGGTGCAGCACCTGGTGAGCATGGCCCTGGGCGGCGGCTTCCGCCCGGATGAGCTGTTCGCCGAGGTGCGCCAGGCCTGGTCCTACCGGGAGCTGACCGACGAGCACTGGCAATGGGCGCTGGCCTTCGTCCGCCATGGCGGGCATTCGCTGACCGCCTACCCCGACTATCAACGGGTCGAGCCGGATGAAACCGGCCTCTGGAAAGTGCCCAGTCGCCGCGTGGCGCTGCGCCATCGCATGAGCATCGGCACCATCGTCAGCGACGCCAGCCTGACGGTGAAGTTCTGGGCAAAGGGCGGCAGCGGGCGTTCGCTGGGCAGCATCGAGGAAGGTTTCATCGCGCGCCTGCGCCCCGGCGACAACTTCCTCTTCGGCGGCCGCCTGCTGGAGCTGGTGCGGGTCGAGAACATGACCGCCTACGTCAGCCGCGCGACGGGCAAGAAGGCTGCCGTGCCGCGCTGGAACGGCGGGCGCATGCCGCTATCCAGCGAGCTGGCCGATGCCGTGGTCGAGCAGCTCGGTGCTGCCTCGCGCGAGCAGTTCACCACCCCCGAAATGCGCCTGGTCGAACCGCTGCTTCGCGTCCAGATGGACTGGTCGGCGCTGCCCACCAAGACCACCTTGCTGGCCGAGGTGATGAAGTCCCGCGAAGGCTGGCACCTGTTCCTCTACCCCTTCGCCGGGCGCCATGTGCACCTGGGCCTGGCCAGCCTGCTGGCCTGGCGCATGGGCCAACGGCAGCCGCTGACCTTTTCCATCGCGGTCAACGACTATGGCTTCGAACTGCTTTCGGCCACCGAGGTGGACTGGCTGCACTGGCTGACGCCGGAGCTTTTCAGCGAAAACGACCTGCTGCACGACGTGCTCGCCAGCCTCAATGCCAGTGAGCTGGCGCGCCGTCGTTTTCGCGAGATCGCGCGCATCGCCGGGCTGGTATTTTCCGGCTACCCGGGTGCGCAGAAGAGCGCGCGTCAGCTGCAGGCTTCCAGTGGCCTGTTCTTCGATGTGTTCCGCCAGTACGATCCGGGCAATCTGCTGCTGACCCAGGCCGAGGAAGAGGTGCTGCGCCAGGAGCTGGAAGTCGAGCGCTTGCAGCAGACGTTGCAACGCCTGCAACAGCGCCGTCTGGACGTCCATCAGGTGCGACGCGCGACCCCGCTGGCCTTTCCGCTGATGGTCGAGCGCTTTCGCGAAAGCATGACTTCGGAGAAGCTCGCCGACCGCATCCGCCGCATGGTGGCGGAGCTGGACAAGGCTGCTGGTCCCGGCGGCTACCAGCCCGAGCCACAATCGACGCTCACCATCGAGCGCGACGCCCCGCGACCACGCAAGCCGCGCGCACGCAAGGACGGCACGCCGCGCACGAGGAAGGCCAAACCCGCCTGA
- the mazG gene encoding nucleoside triphosphate pyrophosphohydrolase, giving the protein MYQLPDLLHLMARLRDPQHGCPWDLQQDYASIVPHTLEEAYEVADAIESGDFEHLPGELGDLLFQVVYYSQLAREEGRFDFATVVDAITRKLVRRHPHVFPDGDLYGSPELPRLDEAAIKRRWEEIKAEERAEKAAAPEQLSLLDDVPSALPALSRAAKLQKRAAQVGFDWPEALPVVDKVREELDEVLEAMSENDPQAIAEELGDLLFVVVNLARHLKVDPENALRAANGKFERRFRFIEQALRDAGRPIENCDLEELDALWGEAKKAERSPSCG; this is encoded by the coding sequence ATGTATCAACTCCCCGACCTGCTGCACCTGATGGCCCGGCTGCGCGATCCGCAGCACGGGTGCCCCTGGGACCTGCAACAGGACTACGCGAGTATCGTCCCACACACGCTGGAGGAGGCCTACGAAGTGGCCGATGCCATCGAAAGTGGCGACTTCGAGCATCTCCCCGGCGAGCTGGGCGATCTGCTGTTCCAGGTCGTCTACTACAGCCAATTGGCCCGGGAGGAGGGGCGCTTCGACTTCGCCACGGTGGTCGATGCCATTACCCGCAAGCTGGTGCGCCGACACCCGCATGTCTTTCCGGATGGTGACCTGTACGGCTCGCCGGAACTTCCGCGGCTCGATGAGGCGGCGATCAAGCGGCGCTGGGAGGAGATCAAGGCCGAGGAGCGCGCCGAGAAAGCCGCCGCGCCCGAGCAGCTGTCTCTTCTCGATGACGTTCCCAGCGCATTGCCGGCGCTCAGTCGCGCGGCGAAGCTGCAGAAGCGCGCCGCCCAGGTGGGCTTCGACTGGCCCGAGGCGCTGCCGGTGGTGGACAAGGTGCGCGAAGAACTGGACGAAGTGCTGGAGGCGATGAGCGAAAACGATCCGCAGGCCATCGCCGAAGAGCTGGGCGACCTGCTGTTCGTGGTGGTCAACCTGGCGCGCCATCTCAAGGTCGATCCGGAAAACGCCCTGCGTGCGGCCAACGGCAAGTTCGAGCGGCGCTTCCGCTTCATCGAACAGGCCTTGCGGGACGCGGGACGACCCATCGAGAATTGCGACCTCGAAGAGCTGGACGCCCTCTGGGGCGAAGCCAAGAAGGCCGAGCGGTCGCCGTCCTGCGGCTGA
- a CDS encoding erythromycin esterase family protein, whose translation MSASRAHSSEPSEDQLVALLRQHAEPLPALDEPRFADAFERYADARVVLIGEASHGSSEFYRARAAITRRLIEQHGFSIVAVEADWPDAARIDCHCRQREPVAWAENAFKRFPSWMWRNREVDGFVRWLREHNAALTAEQRVEFRGLDVYSLGSSMREVLDYLDRTDPAAAAAARRRYGCLSPWQEDPADYGRNVMLGQPSCENAVIEQLQALLTQRLAYIDQDGERFFNAERNARVVLAAEHYYRAMYRGSTESWNLRDRHMFDTLRALLDHRGADAKAVVWAHNSHIGNAAATSMGWGGEFNIGELCRTAFGRDAVLIGMATDRGEVAAADNWDEPMRRKQVIPSRPDSWEQLFLRAGVPASLTDWRDDQGKLREALSHPRLERAIGVIYRPLTERQSHYFRAILAEQFDALIWLEQTQAVTPIGPQDIDASVVPDTYPFGE comes from the coding sequence ATGAGCGCCTCCCGTGCACATTCATCCGAGCCATCCGAGGATCAGCTGGTCGCCCTGCTGCGCCAGCATGCCGAGCCCCTGCCCGCCCTGGACGAGCCGCGCTTCGCCGACGCCTTCGAGCGCTACGCCGACGCGCGGGTCGTGCTGATCGGTGAGGCCAGCCATGGCAGTTCCGAGTTCTATCGGGCCCGCGCCGCGATCACCCGGCGGCTGATCGAACAGCACGGGTTCTCCATCGTCGCGGTCGAGGCGGACTGGCCCGATGCCGCGCGCATCGACTGCCATTGTCGGCAGCGCGAGCCCGTCGCCTGGGCCGAAAATGCCTTCAAGCGCTTCCCGAGCTGGATGTGGCGCAATCGCGAGGTCGACGGCTTCGTGCGCTGGCTGCGTGAGCACAATGCCGCGCTGACCGCCGAACAACGCGTCGAGTTTCGCGGCCTGGACGTCTACAGCCTCGGCAGCTCGATGCGCGAAGTGCTGGATTATCTGGATCGCACCGATCCGGCGGCCGCCGCCGCTGCCCGGCGGCGCTATGGTTGCCTGAGCCCTTGGCAGGAAGACCCGGCCGACTACGGCCGCAACGTCATGCTCGGCCAGCCTTCCTGCGAAAACGCCGTCATTGAACAACTGCAGGCTCTGCTCACCCAGCGCCTGGCGTACATCGACCAGGACGGCGAGCGCTTCTTCAATGCCGAACGCAACGCGCGGGTGGTGCTTGCCGCGGAGCACTACTATCGGGCGATGTACCGCGGCTCGACGGAGTCCTGGAATCTGCGCGACCGGCACATGTTCGATACGCTGCGTGCCCTGCTCGATCATCGCGGCGCGGATGCCAAGGCAGTGGTCTGGGCGCACAACTCGCACATCGGCAATGCCGCGGCGACCTCGATGGGCTGGGGTGGCGAGTTCAATATCGGCGAACTCTGCCGCACGGCCTTCGGCCGCGACGCGGTGCTGATCGGCATGGCGACCGACCGCGGCGAGGTCGCCGCGGCGGACAACTGGGACGAGCCGATGCGGCGCAAGCAGGTCATCCCGTCGCGGCCCGACAGTTGGGAGCAGCTGTTTCTGCGGGCCGGCGTGCCGGCATCACTGACCGATTGGCGGGATGATCAGGGCAAGCTGCGCGAGGCACTCAGCCATCCACGACTGGAGCGTGCGATCGGCGTCATCTACCGTCCTCTGACGGAGCGGCAGAGTCATTACTTTCGCGCCATCCTGGCCGAGCAGTTCGACGCGCTGATCTGGCTGGAGCAGACGCAGGCGGTGACGCCCATCGGCCCGCAGGACATCGACGCGAGCGTCGTGCCGGATACCTACCCGTTCGGGGAGTAA
- a CDS encoding DUF2058 domain-containing protein — MSLSLRDQLLKAGLVNEKQAKQAVKQKQKQQRLEKKGQVEKDDSQRQAALQAQAEKLARDQELNRQQQERAEQRARAAQIKQLIETSRLPKLTTEDYYNFVDDKKVKRLSVNKLMREKLASGSLAIVRHGGGYEVIPREAALKIQERDPQRVVQLNIRTEEPDADDPYAAYQVPDDLMW; from the coding sequence ATGAGTCTTTCCCTCCGTGACCAGCTGCTCAAAGCCGGGCTGGTCAACGAAAAGCAGGCCAAGCAGGCCGTCAAGCAGAAGCAGAAGCAGCAGCGCCTGGAGAAAAAGGGGCAGGTCGAGAAGGACGACTCCCAGCGCCAGGCCGCGTTGCAGGCCCAGGCCGAGAAGCTCGCCCGCGACCAGGAGCTCAACCGTCAGCAGCAGGAGAGGGCGGAGCAGAGGGCCCGCGCCGCGCAGATCAAACAGCTGATCGAGACCAGCCGCCTGCCGAAGCTGACCACTGAGGACTACTACAATTTCGTCGACGACAAGAAGGTCAAGCGCCTTTCGGTCAACAAGCTGATGCGTGAAAAGCTGGCCAGTGGCTCGCTGGCGATCGTGCGGCACGGCGGCGGCTACGAGGTCATTCCGCGCGAAGCGGCGCTGAAGATCCAGGAGCGTGACCCGCAGCGCGTGGTGCAGCTCAACATCCGCACCGAAGAACCGGATGCCGACGATCCATACGCCGCCTATCAGGTTCCGGACGACCTGATGTGGTAA
- a CDS encoding ATP-dependent DNA ligase, with protein MKAFATLYSRLDATTSSNAKLAAMRDYFREADPADAAWAVYFLAGGRPRQLVPTRVLRETAMQAAGLPEWLFEESYQAVGDMAETISLLMPEAEHSSEDGLAVWMQDRLLPLRGLPPEELAERLPALWAQLDRLSLMVCIKLITGAFRVGVSKLLVTRALASLADLDPKRVAQRLVGYTDLSHRPSAEGYRALIAEESEHEHAQRGGQPYPFFLAHALQAPVDTFDTLLGAPDNWFIEWKWDGIRAQLVKRDGQIWVWSRGEELVSERFPELCELARCLPDGTVIDGEILVWKHAPETLAGELFDDASTGEPSADGFGVQPFALLQQRIGRKNLTAKVLQDAPVAVLAYDLLEWQGDDWRQREHRERRQQLEAVVGQCPSPQLMLSPLVSGADWQDLARQREASRQLGVEGMMIKARAAQYGVGRTKDVGVWWKWKIDPYSVDAVLIYAQRGHGRRASLYTDYTFAVWDGEPGDPERKLVPFAKAYSGLTDEEMRKVDAIVRKTTVEKFGPVRSVTPTLVFELGFEGIAASSRHKSGIAVRFPRMLRWRLDKPVDEADTLETLKELLG; from the coding sequence ATGAAAGCCTTCGCCACGCTCTACAGCCGCCTGGACGCCACCACGTCGAGCAATGCCAAACTGGCCGCGATGCGCGACTATTTTCGCGAGGCCGATCCGGCCGACGCTGCCTGGGCGGTCTACTTCCTGGCCGGCGGTCGCCCGCGTCAACTGGTCCCGACCCGCGTCCTGCGCGAAACCGCCATGCAGGCGGCGGGCCTGCCCGAATGGCTGTTCGAGGAAAGCTACCAGGCGGTCGGCGACATGGCCGAGACCATCTCGCTGCTGATGCCCGAGGCCGAACACAGCTCCGAGGACGGGCTGGCCGTGTGGATGCAGGACCGACTGCTACCGCTGCGCGGCCTGCCGCCGGAGGAGCTGGCCGAACGCTTGCCGGCGCTCTGGGCACAGCTGGACCGGCTCAGCCTGATGGTCTGCATCAAGCTGATCACCGGCGCCTTTCGCGTCGGCGTCTCGAAGCTGCTGGTCACCCGCGCGCTGGCCTCGCTGGCCGACCTCGACCCCAAGCGTGTCGCGCAGCGCCTGGTCGGCTACACCGACCTGTCCCACCGACCCAGCGCCGAGGGCTATCGCGCGCTGATCGCCGAAGAATCCGAGCATGAGCATGCCCAGCGCGGTGGCCAGCCCTACCCGTTCTTTCTCGCTCATGCGCTGCAGGCCCCGGTGGACACGTTCGACACACTGCTTGGCGCGCCGGACAACTGGTTCATCGAATGGAAGTGGGATGGCATCCGCGCCCAGCTGGTCAAGCGCGACGGGCAGATCTGGGTCTGGTCGCGCGGTGAGGAGCTGGTCAGCGAGCGTTTTCCCGAGCTGTGCGAACTGGCCCGCTGCCTGCCCGACGGCACGGTGATCGATGGCGAGATCCTGGTCTGGAAGCATGCCCCGGAGACCCTGGCCGGCGAGCTGTTCGACGACGCCAGCACCGGCGAGCCCAGCGCCGATGGCTTCGGCGTGCAGCCCTTCGCCCTGCTGCAGCAGCGCATCGGCCGCAAGAACCTGACCGCCAAGGTCCTGCAGGATGCCCCGGTCGCAGTACTCGCCTACGACCTGCTGGAATGGCAGGGCGACGACTGGCGGCAGCGCGAGCACCGCGAACGCCGCCAGCAGCTCGAGGCGGTCGTGGGCCAATGCCCGAGCCCGCAGCTGATGCTTTCACCACTCGTAAGCGGAGCGGATTGGCAGGACCTGGCCCGCCAGCGCGAAGCCTCCCGCCAGCTGGGCGTGGAAGGCATGATGATCAAGGCGCGCGCGGCCCAGTACGGCGTCGGCCGGACCAAGGACGTCGGCGTCTGGTGGAAATGGAAGATCGACCCCTACTCCGTCGATGCCGTGCTGATCTATGCCCAGCGCGGTCATGGCCGCCGCGCCAGCCTTTATACCGACTACACCTTTGCCGTCTGGGACGGCGAGCCGGGCGACCCTGAGCGCAAGCTCGTCCCCTTCGCCAAGGCCTATTCCGGCCTCACCGACGAGGAAATGCGCAAGGTCGACGCCATCGTGCGCAAGACCACCGTGGAGAAGTTCGGCCCGGTGCGCAGCGTCACCCCGACCCTGGTGTTCGAACTCGGCTTCGAAGGCATCGCCGCCAGCAGCCGCCACAAGAGCGGCATCGCCGTGCGCTTCCCACGCATGCTGCGCTGGCGGCTCGACAAGCCGGTTGACGAAGCCGATACGCTGGAGACGCTGAAGGAACTGCTGGGATGA